The Streptomyces sp. ICC1 DNA window GCGGCATAGCCGACGGCATACCCGCCCGTGCACCCCGCAGTGCACACAGCGGTACAAATCGCAGTACAACGAACAGCACGACGAGCAGAGCAAACGGTCCGCCTCCCGCACCTTCCCCGCAGGAGGCGGACCGCTGTGTTCCCAGCCGTTAGTGTGGGGCGCTGTCCAGCAGCCTCCGAGGGCACACCACCCCCGGACCCCCGGCCGGAGGGCCCGTACCGCGATGTCCCTGCACAGCCAGTCGAGCGCCTCCCACCAGGCTGCCGCCGCACCAGAGTTCCCCCGGCACGTCGTCACCGCGGTCCTCGTCGCCCATGACGGCTCCCGCTGGCTGCCCCGGACCCTCGCCGGTCTCCTCGGCCAGGAACGCCCCGCCCAGAGCCACATCGCCGCCGACACCGGCAGCGCCGACGACTCCGCGCGCCTGCTCGGCGAAGCCCTGGGCGAAGACCGGGTCCTGCACCTGGCCCGCCGCACCGGCTTCGGCGCCGCCGTCGAGGAGGCCGCCCGCACCGCCGGCACCCTGACCCCCGAAGAACTCCCGTACCTCAAGCGCCCCTCCGGCTGGGACCCCGTCAGCCGCACCTGGCGCGACGACACGTACGACCTCCCCGACCTGCCCCACGGCGAACCCGTCCAGTGGCTCTGGCTGCTCCACGACGACTGCGCCCCCGAGCCCGACGCCCTCGCCGAACTGCTGCGCGTCGCCGACGAGAACCCCGACGCCGCCGTCATCGGCCCCAAGCTGCGCGGCTGGTACGACAAGAAGCAGCTCCTCGAGGTCGGCGTCACCATCGCCCGCAGCGGCCGCCGCTGGACCGGCCTCGACCGCCGCGAACAGGACCAGGGCCAGCACGACCAGGTCCAGCCCGTCCTGTCCGTCTCCACCGCCGGCATGCTGATCCGCCGCGACGTCTACGACGCCCTCGGCGGCTTCGACCGGCGCCTTCCCCTCATGCGCGACGACGTCGACCTGTGCTGGCGCGCCCAGAGCGCCGGCCACGCCGTCCTCATCGCCCCCGACGCCGTCCTGCGGCACGCCGAGGCCTCCGCCCGCGAACGCCGCACCGTCGACTGCGCCGGCCGGACGAGCGCCAGCCCGCACCGCGTCGACAAGGCCGCGGCCGTCTACACGATGCTGGCCAACAGCTCCGGCCGCGCCCTGCCCTACGTCCTGCTGCGCGTCCTCGTCGGCACCGTCCTGCGCGCCCTCGCCTACCTCGTCGGCAAGGCCCCCGGACAAGCCGTCGACGAGGTCACCGGCCTCCTCGCCACCCTGCTCCGCCCCGGCCGCCTCCTCGCCGCCCGCAAGGCGCGGCGCCGCCCGGCCGTCCCCGCCAAGGAGCTGCGCCCGCTCTTCCCGCCGTCCGGCGCCACCCTGCGCGCCAACGCCGAACACCTCGCCGGCTACTTCGGCTCCGCGGGCGACACCGAGAACGCCAACGCGGGCCGGCACGGCGGAGCCGTCGAATCGGGCCCCGGCGGAGACGACGCCGAATACCTGCACGTCGAGCAGTTCGCGCGGATCAAGCGGATCGCCCGCAAGCCCGCGCCCGTCCTGTTCGCCCTCCTCCTGCTCGTCTCCGTCATCGCCTGCCGCTCCCTGCTCGGCGGCGGCTCCCTCATGGGCGGCGCCCTGCTGCCCGCCCCCGACGGCGGACTCGACCTCTGGCGCTCCTACACCGGCGACTGGCAGCCCGTCGGCACCGGCTCCACCGCCGGCGCACCGCCCTACCTCGCCGTCCTCGGAGCCCTCTCCACCCTGCTCCTCGGCTCCACCAACGCCGCCCTGACCCTGCTGCTCGTCTGCTCGGTCCCGCTCGCCGGACTCACCGCCTACTTCGCCTCCCGGCCGCTGGTCAGGTCCCGGCTGCTGCGCGCCTGGGCCGCCGTCGCCTACGCCTTCCTCCCCGCCGTCACCGGAGCCCTCGCCGGCGGCCGCCTCGGCACCGCCGTCCTCGCGGTCCTGCTCCCGCTCATCGCCCGCTCCGCGGTCGCCGCCTTCGGCTTCGGCGGCCAGAGCGGCCAGGGCAGCCCGGCAGGCACCGAGGGCAGCTGGCGCGCCACCTGGACCCACACCCTCCTGCTCACCCTGGCCACCGCCTTCACCCCCGTCGTCTGGCCGCTCGCCGCCGTCCTCGGAGCCGCCGCGCTCGCCTGGCGCCGCGCGCACTGGAAGACGTACGGCCCCCGGCTCCTCGCGACGCTCGCCGTCCCCCTCCTCGTCCTCGCCCCCTGGTCGCTCGGACTGCTCACGCACCCCGGCCGCTTCCTGCGCGAGGCCGGACTGGACTACGGAGCCGGCTCGGCCACCGCCCTGGACCTGCTCGGCATCAGCCCCGGCGGACCCCGGACCGCGGGCGGCCTGATCCTCATCGGCATCGTCCTCGCCGCCCTGGCCGCGCTGCTGCGCACCGACCGGACGTT harbors:
- a CDS encoding glycosyltransferase family 2 protein yields the protein MSLHSQSSASHQAAAAPEFPRHVVTAVLVAHDGSRWLPRTLAGLLGQERPAQSHIAADTGSADDSARLLGEALGEDRVLHLARRTGFGAAVEEAARTAGTLTPEELPYLKRPSGWDPVSRTWRDDTYDLPDLPHGEPVQWLWLLHDDCAPEPDALAELLRVADENPDAAVIGPKLRGWYDKKQLLEVGVTIARSGRRWTGLDRREQDQGQHDQVQPVLSVSTAGMLIRRDVYDALGGFDRRLPLMRDDVDLCWRAQSAGHAVLIAPDAVLRHAEASARERRTVDCAGRTSASPHRVDKAAAVYTMLANSSGRALPYVLLRVLVGTVLRALAYLVGKAPGQAVDEVTGLLATLLRPGRLLAARKARRRPAVPAKELRPLFPPSGATLRANAEHLAGYFGSAGDTENANAGRHGGAVESGPGGDDAEYLHVEQFARIKRIARKPAPVLFALLLLVSVIACRSLLGGGSLMGGALLPAPDGGLDLWRSYTGDWQPVGTGSTAGAPPYLAVLGALSTLLLGSTNAALTLLLVCSVPLAGLTAYFASRPLVRSRLLRAWAAVAYAFLPAVTGALAGGRLGTAVLAVLLPLIARSAVAAFGFGGQSGQGSPAGTEGSWRATWTHTLLLTLATAFTPVVWPLAAVLGAAALAWRRAHWKTYGPRLLATLAVPLLVLAPWSLGLLTHPGRFLREAGLDYGAGSATALDLLGISPGGPRTAGGLILIGIVLAALAALLRTDRTFAVRTAWAAALAALVLAVLVNRTAWAGPATLVYGIALLAAAAIGADGAKERVAARSFGWRQPLAALIALAAAIGPVIGAVAWMLTGAAGPLERRDPVQVPAFVAEESGTRDQARTLVIGATTPAALSYSLVRGSGGRLGDAELAAQAGSDTRLDKVVSSLVAGSGADQTDQLGGFAIRYVLVRDGAPAEIGRVLDATPGLSRLSKLEGSALWRVDRQVARAVIVPAKPGEAPIPVASGPVEAHTKIPAGEAGRVLRIADQTSPGWQATLDGKPLKAKTLDGWAQGFELPADGGRLDLVHQDALTRTAWHWAQGLLALVLLVMALPGRRTSLDDDLPEEEAAPAEEAGEGRRARRLRDQAEAEAAAPAEAAVAADPYAQIPAQQPYGQDAYGEDAYAYQQAYGDQGGYAYGQQEAQPQQPQQPGYPYEQPQQYDRQPYQEQQQYPYPYPPYEAQPQPHPSHEPYESYEPYDPYGQHDGQQDGQHAPRPDGSPQQ